One part of the Bacteroidales bacterium genome encodes these proteins:
- a CDS encoding winged helix-turn-helix transcriptional regulator produces the protein MQDISELSSFLKSLADPTRLKIVEYLAQAENPRCVNAIAQHIDVSQSATSQHLRILRQANLVKSARRGYHIHYEINTDQMDAALHQLRSLLKK, from the coding sequence ATGCAGGATATATCAGAATTGAGCAGTTTCCTTAAATCATTAGCAGATCCCACGCGGCTGAAGATTGTGGAATATCTTGCTCAGGCGGAAAATCCGCGGTGCGTGAACGCCATTGCACAGCATATTGATGTAAGCCAGTCGGCTACTTCGCAGCACCTGAGAATTCTCCGACAGGCTAACCTGGTGAAAAGCGCACGCCGGGGTTATCATATCCACTATGAAATTAACACCGATCAGATGGATGCAGCGCTCCATCAGCTTCGCTCGCTTCTGAAAAAATAA
- a CDS encoding macro domain-containing protein: MQIQIDHVQLEAVQGDIANQPDMTAVVNAANARLEIGGGVAGAIHRAAGPGLAEECRPMAPISPGQAVISGGHNLPNDYVIHCLGPVYGADKPEDKLLADCYRNALKIAEEKGIDSVAFPAISTGAFGYPFDAATDVALETVRGMIPDLEQVKVIRFVLFSGRDYRIYENKLKGMEE, encoded by the coding sequence ATGCAAATACAGATCGATCATGTACAGTTAGAGGCGGTTCAGGGCGATATAGCCAATCAACCCGACATGACCGCTGTGGTAAATGCCGCCAATGCCCGTTTGGAAATTGGAGGCGGCGTGGCAGGAGCAATACATCGTGCTGCCGGTCCCGGTCTTGCCGAGGAATGCCGGCCAATGGCCCCGATAAGTCCCGGACAGGCAGTAATATCCGGCGGGCACAACCTGCCGAATGATTACGTAATCCATTGCCTGGGCCCGGTTTACGGGGCAGATAAGCCCGAAGACAAGCTTTTGGCCGACTGTTACCGGAATGCCCTTAAAATTGCCGAAGAAAAAGGGATCGATTCAGTAGCCTTTCCGGCCATTTCAACAGGGGCTTTTGGCTATCCCTTTGATGCAGCTACCGACGTGGCGCTGGAAACAGTGAGGGGAATGATCCCGGATCTTGAGCAGGTAAAGGTGATCCGCTTCGTGTTATTCAGCGGACGGGATTACAGGATTTATGAAAATAAATTGAAGGGCATGGAAGAATGA
- a CDS encoding efflux RND transporter periplasmic adaptor subunit: protein MKAKVLYGITGIVVLAGAVLLAAYAVKNKPAPKKSMKQEDALYVKAQKLMNEPVVPSVTHQGRIASYETVSLAAEVNGRIMEGDVAFKEGEHFNKGELLIRIYSEDIKAALTAGKSNFLQKLSSILPDLQVDFPEEYDKWKQFFTSIKVHEQLPELPEICSEKEQVFLASSGILSEYYSLEKEEINLNKYNIYAPFNGSFQQVKRQVGAVAGMGADLASIVRTDRLEVVVPVPPEDAKWIVPGNKVSLTGSGGYQTTGTVTRIADFLDEKTQTVKVYVKYIPRGQQAFKIGEFVEATFEIQKEAVGMTIPREALIDGEKVYVVQNRQLQMQKVTPVRTLNDTVVISGLDDGTLVVTESLVDVQEGDEVRIRE from the coding sequence ATGAAAGCAAAAGTACTTTATGGGATCACAGGAATTGTTGTGCTGGCCGGAGCGGTCCTGTTGGCTGCTTATGCCGTAAAAAACAAGCCTGCACCTAAAAAAAGCATGAAGCAAGAGGATGCCCTTTATGTCAAAGCCCAAAAGTTAATGAATGAACCGGTAGTCCCCTCGGTGACACATCAGGGAAGGATTGCTTCCTATGAAACCGTATCCCTGGCTGCAGAGGTGAACGGCCGCATTATGGAAGGCGATGTGGCTTTTAAAGAAGGGGAACATTTCAATAAAGGCGAGTTGCTGATACGTATTTATAGTGAAGACATAAAAGCTGCTCTTACGGCAGGCAAAAGCAATTTCCTTCAAAAGCTGAGCTCAATTTTACCCGATTTGCAAGTGGATTTCCCGGAGGAATACGACAAATGGAAGCAATTTTTTACCTCCATAAAGGTACATGAGCAATTACCCGAACTTCCCGAAATCTGTTCGGAAAAAGAACAGGTATTCCTGGCTTCCTCTGGCATACTTTCGGAGTACTATTCCCTGGAAAAGGAAGAGATCAATTTGAATAAATACAACATATATGCGCCTTTCAACGGTTCTTTTCAGCAAGTCAAACGGCAGGTAGGCGCTGTAGCCGGTATGGGCGCTGATTTGGCCTCCATTGTAAGAACCGACCGGCTTGAAGTGGTGGTTCCGGTGCCCCCGGAAGATGCCAAATGGATTGTACCGGGAAATAAGGTGAGTTTAACCGGTTCGGGGGGCTATCAAACAACCGGTACAGTTACACGAATAGCGGATTTCCTGGATGAAAAGACCCAAACGGTAAAAGTTTATGTAAAATATATACCACGGGGCCAACAGGCTTTCAAAATCGGTGAATTTGTAGAGGCAACTTTTGAAATTCAAAAAGAGGCAGTGGGAATGACCATACCAAGGGAGGCATTGATAGATGGAGAAAAGGTATATGTAGTTCAAAACAGGCAATTACAAATGCAAAAAGTGACCCCGGTAAGAACGTTAAATGATACGGTGGTGATATCCGGGCTGGATGACGGTACGCTGGTGGTTACGGAGTCTTTGGTTGACGTGCAGGAAGGAGATGAGGTCAGGATCAGGGAATAA